The genomic region ACACGGGCACCGTCAGGGGCAGGCACAGGACCAGCGCCCAGCCGATGACCTGCCAGCCCGGCATGACGCGGGCCAGTCGGCCGCCCTCCGTGTACCCGGCGGCGCAGACCAGCAGGGATCCGAAGAGGTAGGCGTCCGCGCTGGTGAGCGCGCCGCCGCTCTGCTGCACGGTGAACGCGATCACCACCGCCGCGCCCGCGAGCGCCGCGACCCAGAAGGTGCGGGAGGGGCGCGTGCCGACGCGCAGCGCCGAGAACACGGCCGTCGTCAGGGGGAGCAGTCCGACCACGACCGCGGCGTGCGCGGTGGTCGACGTCTGAAGGGCGAGAGCCGTCAGCATCGGGAATCCGAGCACGACTCCGGCGGCGACGACTGCCAGGCCCGCCCAGTGACGGCGACCGGGGAACGGTATGCGCAGGCCAAGGAGGCAGCTGCCCGCGATGGCCGCCGCCAGGACGGTCCGTACGGCGACGAGCGACCAGGGGCCGAAACCCTCCAGGCCCCAGACGGTGGCCGGGAAGCTGAGGGAGAACGTGGTGACCCCGAGGGCGGCCTGGAGGGTGCCGGCCCGCGTGGCGGAGCCCCGACCGGAGGAGCCCCGACCGGCAGAGCCCCGGTCGGTGGCGAACAGAGCGGGACCGGATTCGACGGGACCGGGTTCGGCGGGCACCGCTATCGCGGTCT from Streptomyces sp. NBC_00878 harbors:
- a CDS encoding DMT family transporter, which translates into the protein MRAQDSATAQTAIAVPAEPGPVESGPALFATDRGSAGRGSSGRGSATRAGTLQAALGVTTFSLSFPATVWGLEGFGPWSLVAVRTVLAAAIAGSCLLGLRIPFPGRRHWAGLAVVAAGVVLGFPMLTALALQTSTTAHAAVVVGLLPLTTAVFSALRVGTRPSRTFWVAALAGAAVVIAFTVQQSGGALTSADAYLFGSLLVCAAGYTEGGRLARVMPGWQVIGWALVLCLPLTVPVSAIALSYEPVQLTAHSVAGVLWIAAGSQFLGLVVWYRGMAAIGIPKASQLQLAQPLLTLVWSVLLLGEHLTPAAPLTAAAVLVCIAVTQRARG